The sequence CAATACCGCGCACATACAAGCATCACAAAAAAGAAAAATACAGAACAGAGGTATTCCTAGCCAGAATAGAATGCAAAAACACGAAGCCGTAAACTGAGTAAAGCTAAAAAGACCGAAACTAACAGACACACTAGCGGGGGTGCCCGAGCCAGGTCAAAGGGGACGGGTTCAGGTCCCGTTGGCGAAGGCCTGCGTGGGTTCAAATCCCACCCCCCGCACCAGGGGTTGAATTGTTCATGTTTCGTGTTGTTTACGTGGTCATGAGTAGACATTTACGCAAACCTTATATACGTGACCGATGCGGTTTTGCAGTGAGTAGGCGTGGTGGATTGCTCATTAATTGATACCGAGCAAATAACCCAAAGAGCAGCGCCTTTTGATTCTTAACAACCTGCTGACTACCTCGGTATTAATCCGAATCCCGAGGATTGGGCTAGGAAGTTCATACCCTTCGACAAGGACAGGTTTAGGAGGGAAATCAAGGAGGCCACGGGACAAGTGCTTGGCAGGGAGTTTGAGTTGTATGAGTTGCGTAAACTCTTTGCAACTTACATGATTAGCCAGGGAGCACCTGAGTCCATAGTCAATACGCTTCCAGGGCAGGGGTACCAATTGGGTTGTAATCCTTGTGTGTTTTTAATTTTGGGTTTTGGGTTTTTGTTTATGGTGCGCCTATTATTTTTGCTACGTCGTATATTATTGTTGGTTTCCAGTAGATTGAGTTGCGTTCTCTTAGTATTCCGATTACCCACACTATTAGGAATGCCAGTCCAGCCAGGTAACCCAGTGCCGTTATTACTATGTGCATTGGTGGTATTAGGATGGTTAATAGTGATAGTATTCCAAGAACCACATCAACAACAATAATGACAAGACCAAAGGCAATACTCAAGTAAGACCAATGCCTAACATAACCCGAACCAGGCCTAACCACCAAACCAATCACACCACCAACAAGCGGAACCAACCAAGCAACCAAAGCCCAAACACCCTCATCCCCACTCAACTGAGACATACAAGCAATAAGAAAAAACCCCTATATAAACACTTCCAAAATCATCATTACCCATGCTCAAAACAACCCTTGTGTTTAGCAAATAATAATTACACAAGGTAGCAAATTAACCGTTCGATCTTAACTCCACTCTGCCATACAACCTCTTGCCATTTATTTTTATTAATATTAAGCATTCTATCGCCTATGCTTTTACTATATTTTCTATTTTATTCATTAAATTCCTTGGGTTTTCTACGTTATTAAATTCCACCTCCACCTTATCATTTTCCATAAATGCAATATTGACCACGGACTCCGATACCACTCTTACGTTCCTCAACGTAGGTACAGAATCAAAAAGACTAACTTGTTTTACTATTCCATCTCTACTTTGTATAATAGCTTTTATTTGTTAATACGTATTTGCGCCCAGTTGGAATTGAGTACATAATATTTCCTTCTTTGCCTTTAATATATAGATAAATGCCCAGCATTATTAGGATTATCTCCACGTAATAGACGGCCAGTAAAATAATTCCAATAATTATTGTTAATAATACCCAAGGTCCTATGCGACGGCTTTTTAGACCCAATAGCCTCATTAAAACTTAATACTATTTGCTCGTCAGGCATTAAATTTAACTCATCCATATAACACTATAATTCTTAATTAATAATATAAATCCTTCCTTTTAGCCTGAACTGCTTAATAATTAGTTAAAACTTACTTGATATAAATATAGTTCCTAGGGAAAGGCTTTATCCTTCTAAGGCATAGCTTATGTTCAGCATGGTATGACTCTACAGGAAGAGTATAAGGGTATTTTCATTTTCCCTTACTCATATATGGTCTCTATATAAGAAGAGCTTTCCATAAACCTATATTTAACTTCCCATGGAAATAATATACTGCTTCCCCTCTACGGTACTTTAGATGAAATTCTTCTACGTTATAGAAGTAAATTATCACAATGAGCTAGGGCTTTAGTTTTAAGAAGAAGACTCTGAATTTATTCTTTCTCTTGCGGCCTTGAATAACTCGTTTGTTGGGTCAAGTTGACATGCATTCTCTATTTCAGTCTTCGCAAGCCTGTAATTCCCCAGTTTTTCAAGTGCTATGGCCTTACCGTAGTGGAAAAATGCGTTTCCTGGGTTTATTTTCAGTAATGATGTGAATTCATCAAGCGCCTCCTGGTACCTACCCGAAAGGTTCAGCAGGTTCGCCCTCATTAACCTCCTTGTATCATACCCCCTCTTGTTAGAAGGGCTTATCCTCTCAGCCTCATCAAGCACGGAAAGGGCTTCATTAAAATTCCCAATTGCCATGAGTATACCCGCCTTCGTCTCATAATAGTGGGCTAGAAAGACCTCGAGCCCAGCATGTCTCGGGAGGTACTGAATTGCTGAATTTATTGAGGATAGAGCTTCATTAAGCCTTCCAAGGTTTTTCAACACCAAGCTTCTCTTGCAAAATGCATCAGCATACCTTGGGTTTATGGAGACAGCTTTATCTAATTCCTCAAGGGCCTCCTGATATCTACCCAGTTCATTCAGCGCCATGCCCCTTGCCTTGTGATAACTTGCGGAGTCAGGCTTTATTTCCAGGGCTTTATTGAATTGTTCCAAGGCCTCCTGAGGTCTTCCAGTCCCTAGTAAAAGTTCCCCCACCTTTATGTAGTATGTCGGGTTCGCAGGATCCCTTTGATGAGCCTTATTATACTCCTCCAATGCCTTTCTCGCCTCCTTCTCAGCCCCCTGTTTATCGGTTAAATAGAGAGCCTTTGCCGTTCTTGCGTGCTCATCTCCCTCCTTAAAATTCTCATCAATCATTATGGAACACCCCCTCCAGAGCCAATAAACGACCATTGCACCGTGTCATCGCCTCTTTTTATGGCGTAAATTAGGGCAGCGAGTATTACAGGCTGAAGCTTATTCGAGTAAAGGTAAAGGTGGTACCTGAGGTGTAGGAAGCTTACATTAATCATGCTGGTTCTTGGTTCAACCCTTGCTATGGTATCCTTTTCATCCACTATGTAGTATGTGAGGTAGGGAATTGAATTCAGGAAATTCCCACCAGCATTTTCTGACACAGTTTTAGCCAGGACGTTCCCTGATGGTTCTTCTATCCAGTAAGACCTCACCACAGGGACACCTGTCCCGGGAGCCATGGTTGAGTTTATGTAGTTCCTTAGTTTATCCTGGGTTGGCTTTACGTTCGGGTTCCCTATAACAGCGAGTAGCGTGCTCCCTGAACCATCGTATACCCTATTTCCATTTATCTTACCGATAACTAATCCGGATTCCGTAATTAAGTGCTCCTTGTTAATTAAGCCCGACTTCCTTACTGTTAACTCAGGAACCTTTTCCTCATTACGGAACTCAATGTTACCCTTATTCACATATATGTCATATTTCTTTAATACGCTTCCAGGGACTCCAGAGGACTGGAGCTTGCTTCCACAGACCACGCAGAAGGCAGAGCCTTCTGGATTGTAAGCCCCGCAAACGGGGCAAAGCACCATTTATTTTTCACCATATGTTTTTAATATAATGAACTATAAAAACCTTACTAAAAATCGAAAGATCATATTTAGATAGATTTAATAAGAGGACTTATGAAGATAAAAAGGTGGTATACTTTGGGTTGCCAACCATATGTACTGTATTATGGGAACAACTTCTTCAATAGATTGAGGAAGGTATACGGAATAGGGATGCTTGACAGACCTCTGCTAAAGATATTTGAAAGGTATGGAGAAAATGCGAACTTTTTAAACAGAGAGCAAGCAGCAGGGCTCTTAAATTCCGTAAAAGGACAGGGCTCTGTTACAGTAAGTAACGCCCAAATCATGAAGAACTTGTTTGAAGCCCTCTTCCTTCCAACAGCCCTAATATACTCTTACCTCAAAAAACTCTCCTTTTCCGAAGCCGCAGAAACCGATGGCTTCATTATAATGGAATTCATGGGATCCCAGTCGAGACCCATGAAGATTACACCTCGTATAGTCTATATGTGGTTCATAATTCCAAAGTCAGAGGAAGGGTGCAAAAGGTCTGAGGATTTAATGAAGAAAATCAAACAAGACACAGGCGCTGTGCCCATAAGTCAAGAAGAGTGGGAAGAGTTGAAGCCATTAATTGAGAAGTTCTCAAAGGTTCTTCCCGTTTACGGTTCAGGAGAAAACCTGTGGGAAAAGATCTAGCTAGTGCCTTAACATTGATCTTCATCCGTTTATTAGTTTTATTTAGTATTTAATAATGCAAAAAGCATCCTTGTTAATATGGCTAAATAGCAAAATTAGGAAAGGAGTTCAGCCTGGTTTGTGTTTTGTCAGTTCTGCTACGTGATTCTGAAGAGTCTTGCCTTGTAAACGTAAAAGGGCTTTATAATTAATTTTCATATATCAGCAGTTTTTGGTTTAAGTGCGAGAATGGGAGGAATATTTAGCGGATCGTATGCGGGATGGGCAAATTGGTGGGGTAATATTATAGGTGGACTTGCTCCTTATATAGTTACTTATATATCTTCAATTTATGGTTGGTTCTGGGGATTATTCTACGTGGGTATATGTGCAATAATCGGTGGCATATTATGGTTAGTAAGCCAGCCCGATAAATCGTTTGCACCAGAAATAATACCAAGCTATATACCGAAGAGATATGGATAAGTTTACAAATTTTTAATTAAATATTTTCAATTTTCCATATGATGTTAACTTCAAGTAACCTGGAGTTTGTCAACATTTTCTCGGCTTCCTTATGTGTACATATGCTGTGAAGTTTCTGAAGTTGTTGTAAATATTAGTATTAAAACTCGCA is a genomic window of Vulcanisaeta souniana JCM 11219 containing:
- a CDS encoding tetratricopeptide repeat protein, whose amino-acid sequence is MIDENFKEGDEHARTAKALYLTDKQGAEKEARKALEEYNKAHQRDPANPTYYIKVGELLLGTGRPQEALEQFNKALEIKPDSASYHKARGMALNELGRYQEALEELDKAVSINPRYADAFCKRSLVLKNLGRLNEALSSINSAIQYLPRHAGLEVFLAHYYETKAGILMAIGNFNEALSVLDEAERISPSNKRGYDTRRLMRANLLNLSGRYQEALDEFTSLLKINPGNAFFHYGKAIALEKLGNYRLAKTEIENACQLDPTNELFKAARERINSESSS
- a CDS encoding zinc ribbon domain-containing protein, coding for MVLCPVCGAYNPEGSAFCVVCGSKLQSSGVPGSVLKKYDIYVNKGNIEFRNEEKVPELTVRKSGLINKEHLITESGLVIGKINGNRVYDGSGSTLLAVIGNPNVKPTQDKLRNYINSTMAPGTGVPVVRSYWIEEPSGNVLAKTVSENAGGNFLNSIPYLTYYIVDEKDTIARVEPRTSMINVSFLHLRYHLYLYSNKLQPVILAALIYAIKRGDDTVQWSFIGSGGGVP